The Candidatus Sulfotelmatobacter sp. genome includes the window GGATCTGAGTGCGCCCGTGGAGCACGAAGCGCCGGTCTACACCGATTACCGGCAGAAGCACATCACCGTTCCCGGGCTGAGGCCGGGAGAAGTGCTGGAATATGACATGGTCACGGTGATTCATACGCCGCTGGCCGCGGGACAATTCTGGGCCGACTACGATTTCGACAAAAGCAATATCACGCTGGACGAGACCTTGGACGTTGACGTTCCCACAGGGCGCTCGCTGAAACTGAAATGCAAGCCGGGAATGGATCCGAAAATCACGGAAGAAAATGGGCGCCGGATCTACCACTGGTCGGGCAATCATCTGGAGCGCGAAGACGACTCGGCGAAGGCGGAGAAGAAGAAAAAGAAGCATCGTCCGGACGATGAGCGGCCCGATATCCAGCTGACAACTTTCGAGAGTTGGGAGCAGATCGGCCGCTGGTACGCCGAGCTGGAAAAAGACCGGCGCGCGCCCTCGCCAGAGGTTCGCGCTAAGGCGCAGGAACTGACGAAGGGGCTGAACACGGATCTGGAAAAGACCGAAGCGCTTTACGATTTCGTGGCCAAAAACTTCCGTTACGTCAGCCTGTCTCTGGGAGTTGGCCGTTATCAGCCGCATGCCGCGTCAGATGTGCTGCATGACCAGTATGGCGACTGCAAAGATAAGCATACCCTGCTGGCTTCGCTGCTGGAGGCGGAAGGGCTGCACGCCTCGTCGGTGCTGATCAATTCGAGCCGCAAACTGGATCCTGATGTCCCTTCACCGTCGCAGTTCGACCACGTCATCACTATGCTTCCAATGGGGAATGAGGAAATCTGGATGGATACGACCGCCGAGGTCGCTCCGTTCCGTCTGCTGGCCTATACGCTACGCAAGAAGCAGGCTCTGGTAATTCCTCCGGCGGAGCCGCCGTCGAGCGTAGCGCCGCATCTAGCGATGACGCCGGCAGATACTCCCATGCCCGACACGGAGTTCTCGCGGGTCGAGGGCAAGATCAACGACATCGGCAAACTCGAAGCCCACGTGCATTACGAGTTTCGCGGCGACGAAGAACTGATGCTGCGTTCAGTTTTTCGCCGCGTGCCAGAGGCAAACTGGCAGCGCGTGGTTGAGAACGTCAACTCCAGCCTGGGCGGGGACATCACGAACCTGAAGATCAGCGATCCGGCCGCGACGCGCGAGGCTTTCACGATGTCGTACGACGTGGCCAAGGTTAACTTTCTCGACTGGTCCAAGAAAAAGACGGAAATTGTTTTGCCGCTGGTGCAGTTCAATTTGCCCGACGTGAACGGCGACGATGGCGACCCGGACGCCGAACCTTTGAAGCTGGGGCCCAAGGCCGAATATTCGTATGAGGTCAAGCTGGAATTGCCCGGCAAGTACACGGCCCGCGCGCCGCTGGCATTCTCGCTGAAACGCGACTATGCGGAATATGACGCCAGTTACAAGATTGAGGGCGATATTTTTACGGCGGGCCGGAAGCTAATCCTGCGGCAGGACGAGCTTCCCGTCGCCCGCGAGTCGGATTATGAATCGTTTCGCAGAGCCGTGGGCGCCGACCTGGCGCAGAAACTATCGGTAGAAAGCGCGGTGGTGGGAACGATTGCGCCGCCCGGCGACATGAAAGCGGACGATCTGGTTGACAGCGCCCGAGCCGCCGCCGAAAACGGCAACTATCCGGTCGCGATTGTGCTGCTGAAGCGCGCGACCGAGGTCGATCCTAAGAATAAATTCGCCTGGAATAACCTGGGCCTGATTTATTTCGCGATCCGCGAGAACGATCATGCGATCGCGGCTTTCCAGAAGCAGATTGAAGTGAATCCCTACGACGAGTACGCGTACAACAATCTGGGGCGTGTCTATTGGAACGACCGCAAATATGACGAAGCGGTGAAGGCCTTCAAGAAGCAACTGGAAAACAATCCGCTCGACAAGTTCGCCCATGCCAACCTGGGGCAGATGTATTCGGAGTGGCATAAGTACGATCTGGCTGCGGCGGAGCTGGAGAAGGCTGCTTCGCTGACTCCTGACACGGAGCCCGAAGCGGGCGAGTTGCAGGTGAGCCTGGGCGACGCCTACTTAAATCTAGGGCAGGACCAGAAGGCGTTGGGCGCGTTCGACCATGCGGTGGAACTGTCGGCTACACCGCTCGTATGGAACAACATCGCATATCAGCTTTCGCTAAAAGATTCTCATCTGGACCGGGCGCAGCAATATGCGGAGTCAGCGGTGTCGGCCACGGCGGCGGCGCTGCGCAATGTTTCGCTCGATCACTTGTCGAATAAAGAATTACCGCTGGTTTCTTCTCTGATCGCCTATTGGGACACGCTCGGTTGGGTACACTTCGGGGAGGGCAATCTAGGCAAGGCGGAAAAGTATGTGGCCGCGGCGTGGGAGTTGGGGCATCACGGCGAAGTGGGCGACCATTTGGGACAGATTTATCAGAAGCGCGGAGAGAAAGATCGCGCGCTGCGGACTTATGCGCTCTCGATGAATGGGCTGCGTCCTGACCCTGAGACGCGCGGCCGTCTAGCTTCGCTAGCCGGTGGTGACGCCAAAGCCGACGCCGTCGTGGCGCGCTACAAAGATGATTTGCAACACCTGAGCACGATCAACCTGGGCAAGGCTGCGCAGACGGGCAATGCGGATTTCTTTATCTTGCTGAGTGGCGGTGGCGGTGCGGCGGCGAAGGTCGATGCGGTGAAATTTGTCAGTGGAGACGAGAAGCTCAAGTCCTATACCGACGCGCTGCGGACGGCCGACTACCATCTGACGTTTCCGGATGACACGCCGGTGAAAGTGTTCC containing:
- a CDS encoding DUF3857 domain-containing protein — protein: MRDRCLVLILSCWLSASALSQQSSQVPSRTTPPPQKPNPAEQSKQADKTSAGTAAEKAAESATNAKSPDYAQESFVIEQMHSHYTFEADGTGRKETKARIRVQSEAGVQQWGQLQEGYNSANEKVEIPYVRVLKEDGSVVKAGEDAVQDLSAPVEHEAPVYTDYRQKHITVPGLRPGEVLEYDMVTVIHTPLAAGQFWADYDFDKSNITLDETLDVDVPTGRSLKLKCKPGMDPKITEENGRRIYHWSGNHLEREDDSAKAEKKKKKHRPDDERPDIQLTTFESWEQIGRWYAELEKDRRAPSPEVRAKAQELTKGLNTDLEKTEALYDFVAKNFRYVSLSLGVGRYQPHAASDVLHDQYGDCKDKHTLLASLLEAEGLHASSVLINSSRKLDPDVPSPSQFDHVITMLPMGNEEIWMDTTAEVAPFRLLAYTLRKKQALVIPPAEPPSSVAPHLAMTPADTPMPDTEFSRVEGKINDIGKLEAHVHYEFRGDEELMLRSVFRRVPEANWQRVVENVNSSLGGDITNLKISDPAATREAFTMSYDVAKVNFLDWSKKKTEIVLPLVQFNLPDVNGDDGDPDAEPLKLGPKAEYSYEVKLELPGKYTARAPLAFSLKRDYAEYDASYKIEGDIFTAGRKLILRQDELPVARESDYESFRRAVGADLAQKLSVESAVVGTIAPPGDMKADDLVDSARAAAENGNYPVAIVLLKRATEVDPKNKFAWNNLGLIYFAIRENDHAIAAFQKQIEVNPYDEYAYNNLGRVYWNDRKYDEAVKAFKKQLENNPLDKFAHANLGQMYSEWHKYDLAAAELEKAASLTPDTEPEAGELQVSLGDAYLNLGQDQKALGAFDHAVELSATPLVWNNIAYQLSLKDSHLDRAQQYAESAVSATAAALRNVSLDHLSNKELPLVSSLIAYWDTLGWVHFGEGNLGKAEKYVAAAWELGHHGEVGDHLGQIYQKRGEKDRALRTYALSMNGLRPDPETRGRLASLAGGDAKADAVVARYKDDLQHLSTINLGKAAQTGNADFFILLSGGGGAAAKVDAVKFVSGDEKLKSYTDALRTADYHLTFPDDTPVKVFRRGTLSCAVATGKCEFVLTLPDDVRTVD